In Aegilops tauschii subsp. strangulata cultivar AL8/78 chromosome 3, Aet v6.0, whole genome shotgun sequence, one genomic interval encodes:
- the LOC109743848 gene encoding putative FBD-associated F-box protein At5g56410, giving the protein MPGNRLPQPPRYIVPELPTLLFSCVALRSLRLGYCILSMLEVINLPSLQSLHITRVRNKEEHVQRLISGCPLLADLTLEACSSLTALCLVDNTRLRRLALRLCDNLANVAIDASGLLSFEYLGAIPDSSFLTISGGGGGGFPAITSCKIDTFVVLREEVEHISFRAITWRKIDTDVGSREEAEVLLKLASFLQLFVSTKHLHLCSTRMGSYFVNLPEFSSLTHLELNGRVLQDDDPALAMAVTSIILGQAPNLELLTLVFQPGPQESRYYGPDRSEGELLDMHLLHYDKHATIDDTLMVSMPVPSCLMNRVSKIELVHYQGGTAQRTLAKFLLGNALALKTLYCGFAEGPEWIQMELMHEMEDWVIANKEFC; this is encoded by the coding sequence ATGCCAGGTAATCGGCTACCCCAGCCACCGAGGTACATCGTCCCGGAACTGCCGACGCTGCTATTCTCCTGTGTGGCACTGCGATCGCTCCGCCTCGGCTACTGCATACTCTCCATGCTGGAGGTCATCAACCTGCCGTCGCTCCAGTCGCTCCACATTACTCGCGTCCGGAACAAGGAGGAGCACGTGCAGAGGCTCATCTCCGGCTGCCCGCTCCTCGCGGACCTGACGCTCGAGGCCTGCAGCAGCCTGACCGCACTCTGCCTTGTCGACAACACGCGTCTCCGCAGGCTCGCCCTCCGGTTGTGCGACAACCTGGCCAACGTAGCCATTGACGCGTCAGGGCTCCTCTCCTTTGAGTATCTCGGCGCCATCCCCGACAGCTCGTTCCTCACTataagcggcggcggcggtggcggctttCCGGCCATCACGTCGTGCAAGATCGACACCTTCGTTGTCCTCCGTGAGGAGGTGGAGCACATCAGCTTTCGAGCCATCACGTGGCGCAAGATTGACACCGACGTTGGCTCCCGTGAGGAGGCGGAGGTCCTCCTCAAGCTCGCTTCATTCTTGCAGCTGTTCGTTTCCACAAAACACCTCCACTTGTGCTCCACTCGAATGGGATCCTACTTTGTGAACCTCCCGGAGTTCTCGAGCCTCACCCACCTTGAGCTCAACGGACGTGTACTGCAAGACGATGATCCTGCCTTGGCCATGGCCGTGACGAGCATAATCCTCGGTCAGGCTCCTAACCTGGAGCTACTGACCCTGGTGTTCCAACCAGGGCCGCAAGAGTCGCGCTACTATGGCCCCGACCGCAGCGAGGGGGAGCTTCTCGACATGCATCTTCTCCACTACGACAAGCACGCCACCATTGACGACACACTGATGGTTAGCATGCCGGTCCCATCGTGCCTCATGAACCGAGTGAGCAAGATTGAGCTAGTGCATTACCAAGGCGGCACAGCGCAGAGGACGTTGGCCAAGTTTTTGCTTGGCAATGCTCTTGCCCTCAAGACGCTCTATTGTGGATTCGCGGAGGGGCCGGAGTGGATTCAGATGGAACTGATGCACGAGATGGAAGACTGGGTGATCGCCAACAAGGAGTTTTGTTGA